In Lathyrus oleraceus cultivar Zhongwan6 chromosome 2, CAAS_Psat_ZW6_1.0, whole genome shotgun sequence, the DNA window ttgagaGACCCAGACGGGTTTTGGCTGAATTGATTGGTGGGTTTTGAGGAATGGTGATCAAAATTTGAACTTGGTGATGGTGTTAGAGAAATTGGGTAACAAGATTTTGAGAGATGAACAAAATTGGGGAATTTTCTGAATAATCGTGAGAGTGTCATTTCAAGAAATAAGGGTTTGTATTACTTTCAAATCGTTTTACTTAAGTACTCAATAAAgtttatttttttgaaaaaataaataaaatgactcaaaatattttggatgaaaaatatgaaaaattattaaaataattaaaatttatAAAGTGTTTTGTTGAAGAAGTTTTAAAGGACaaataaaagtaaaaaaattGTTATGTTAATTCATTTTAGTTATACAAATACATCTTAATGCAGGACTGTATGTCTGAAATTGAAAACTTCtgattttaaaattaaaattccTGGCTATTAAATTACATAATTAAATAAAAAGTAAagaatttgaattttttttcaatttATACATTATAATTGTCaaattgattattattattaatcttttaaatttttgtaagttcatttcttttaaattttgAAATTGACACTAAAATTTTCAAAAGCTTACAAAATAGCATTcataattttcaaattttataaagttctttaaattttaaaaagttgtaaattaatttttctttttcaaatttaaaatttgacctaaattttttaaaatttataaaataacTCAAAAACTTTATGAATGAAACATTTTAATACTATATCAAACACAAAAGAATTAAAAAAGATACAAAACcaatatatatattaattcaAAAATAGTTTAAAGCTTCAATTTTTTAATAAATGATTCGGTTTAAGAAAAATTATCTTCTAATATTTCGTATACCAAACcaataattttaatttgattcGGTTCTTAATTAACTAAAACAGTTTGATTTGGTTCGAATAAATTTTTAGTATGATTTGATTCAGTTCAGGTCGATTTTCTCATGCATGATTTTCTCTTATGAAATCTCTCACCATTCAAAATGAGGAAAACACATACAAAAATTTCAGAgaaaaaataattgaaaattgATAAATTAGACATTCCTCTCATGTTCCCCTGTAGTTATTTGACAATACAATAGGTGACAATGACAATGGACTACATTTCCACTTGCCAATATCCATCCCTATCAAAGTCAGCATGTGTGCATGCAGGACCAGCAAACATCTAATATCCTGTCTATAGTATAAAACATGTCAAAACTAATGGAAATATATGGATTAGAGACTGGAAAATGACAATCATATTCATAATCCAAAAAGAATAAGCTAGCTGCTATCCTGCTCGAATCGTCGAGATGAGAAAACATTATAGAACATACAACATTATCAATAGAAAGCAAGAAGATCATCGGAGGATCCAACATAAATATCAAAGCCTCCAAAAAATCCCAGCCAAAACGCATTTCCTCTTTCCGTCTCTCAACTCTTGATTTCTTATACACAGAGTCCATCCTTTTTCAAGATTGATATTAACCTTTCGCAACCGAAGAATGTGTTTTCTTTTTCTTCCTTCAAAAATAAAATGGCAACTTCTACTGGTCAGTGCGATAAGATAGACCCGCACAGCTTCCTACAATGGTTTCTATTCTTAGTGTCTATTATATGATTACTGGCACTGATTCGTCTGTGACGTCCAGTCATCAAGAAGACTAGAAACAGACGCCTCTAGCTTCTTAGCCTGAGGACCTGGCTTCAGAATATCGACATCGCCCCACTGGGAACATGGATCCACCCACCAGCTTCCCCGTCCTGAGCACCATGCCCCTGGGGCGGCTCGATTCCGACCGCGTCGCAGAATTTTTTTGTCTATCAAATCCAGAACAGGGTTATTGGCCTGGAACTGTCTTGCAAAAGCTGCTCCGCTTTCTGCCATCATATCATAAACCAATGTATTAAGGAAGAGAGGTTCCATCTTCGGAGGATTGTCCCATATCATGCATCGTAAGTCACCATTTACTGTCGTATTCTTAAATTCCGGTGCGTTGCAAATGACCGAGTGAAAGTAGCCTTCTTGAGATAACTTAACATTCGTAAAATACATCAGTAGCGTTCGTGGTAAATTATCCCAACCAAAAATGCAGAACTCTAGAAAAGGTCGGCTCAAGGTGACCCACGGTGAACCTGCATGGCGTGAAAAAcattcaatttaaaaaaaatcatagGCATAGATGTGTTGCACAGACAGTATGAGAAACCAGATTTACCAGTGAAGAGTTTGAATGCATCGGGTGTTGTCCTCTTCTCTGTAGCTTGAAATATTTGACTTCTCCTAGCTAAATATGTTCCCGGGTCAACTACAATAGGTTGGAATCTATCACTCCTGCACAATTGAATAAATAAATAACCCAGGCACCGAGAAATAAGTGCCACAAAGTAGCAGTTAGATTTAGCAATGGTTTTCATACTCTTTCCATCCAAGGTCACTGGTGTGATCTATGAAATTGAGGTCTCTACTTACGGAGGAGAATACGTGGGATAGATCTGATAAAGAGGACAAAGCGCAACAAACAAACATTAGAAACATCTCATGAAAGAACAATCACAGGAAATCAGATGCAATCAGAAGTGCTGCCATTTTCAGTAATAATTACCAGTTGGTTCTATCAACAACAGACAGTAGCCAGCATAGAGGCAAGGGCTTCAGGGAAGGCAATTGAGGCCTGCCCCATCTACTATAAGCACCCTCTACAAATTTTCTATGTGAAACCCTACTTCCACCATTTCTACCCACTTACTCCTCTCCCCTATTTCAACTGGCACCTTTTCACCATTTTCATTTTAATCAAACTATTGTATTCAATTCAATGTTATAACAATATAGCCTGAAGATATTTCAGTATCATTCAAAAAGGATAAGCCTTAAACTTCaggattttgattttttaaagatATCACGTTTCCAAGTAATAATGCATATCAAATTTCCTAAAACAATCGAACCTGATCGAGAAAATGATAAATACAAGGaacaaaaaccaaaacagaaACAAAGCTCCTAAACAGTGGTGAAAACTTTCCCATGAATACAAAGCCATCACGCATCACACAGAACAATGTTTAACATCAAATTGCCAAGCTCATTAGTTTATAACACAACATGTTCAAATTTCCAATTCACACCACACTCAAACATCATGAATCAAATAAAAGGCACAAAGAAAACCAAAATTCACATACCATCCTGTGTAATAAGAGGATAATCACGAGCACTCAAAGTAATAAACCAACTCCACCCACTATCCAATTTAAGCATAATGGCAGCAGCACGTAGAGCAATAGCAACATTAGAAGATCCCAAGTATGTAATCCAATCAGCCTTACCAACAACATCAACATTCCCGACAGCCCGAATCGCGGGAACCGAACCAACATCATCAGCCAAATCCTGTCTCTCTTCTTGCCTAGCATCCATTCCAAGATGAAGCAAGTAACGGTTCCTCGGATGGTAAACTcccaacaacaaacaaaagatcCGTCTCTATCTATTAGTGAGAAGTTATGTTTCTTTTTTAAATTAAAACCAATTGTGTAATCACCATTACACAGTTGCTATTAGAAGAAAATAATTAATACTTGATTAAAAAGAGTGACTTATTTAATACTTCACTCCATTCATTCCTTTTGTTACAATGCATGATTTGTTTTTATCAAGACTATAAATACTACAAAAATACGTCAATGAAGTTCTGTAGTCCAGTCAAACTGCTTCCACTCTTTAGAAAAGCTAGTGACTGCTTGCTTCTGTACCTCCAATGCAGCATACCTTTGACGTCTGTACATATCTTCCTCAGGTAAATGCAGCATGCCTCTAAGAACATTCAATCCAAGGCTACTTTTGAAGTCCTTTTCATCGTCAATGACATGAACAAATCCCTTGTTTAAGCCAAATTCAACGTGAAAATATGGAAAATCCTTGGGAATTGAGTTGCGCAGACCCTTTTGACTAGTATCAATCAGTTTTTTGGCATTATGCTGGCTCCACTCATCTTCTGCTTCATCAATTGCCTGTGATTTAAGTCATTTTACAAACCGACGGTGAGTATATGGTTTGAAACAACAGAAACAAAAACGGAAAAGGAATAATGAATAGAAAGAAATGTGCAGTCAACAATAAAGCATTACAAAGGATCTTTTTCACTAATAGCACTGGAACAATAATCTCAAGTGAAAACTAGGTAAATGAGTGAAGGCAGAAACATCTTTCTAACAAATATGTTCCATTTCTACAGGTTTGCATTCAATTAAGTTTTAACCACATGTGGCACACTCATCAGAAGAACATGCATGATAAGGGTTGTGCAAACAAGCTTATAAACTGAATGGAACTGCAcccaaaaataaaataaagcaattTTAGCTGATCTAGAAATTAATCCAGTTTTATAAACGATGTGGTTAATTGTTTTCTATATGGGTGTCGTTTTAGGCTTAGAAAAATCTCCCATTAGACCACCTTATGCAATGAGTGTGAAGTACACCATGGAAACAAAAATGAAGCAAGAGCACTCCACCTTTTCACTATAAAATTTGCGGCTCATATTCTTATTAGTTTGCACTATATAATTGATATTTCATCCATGAAAGAGATCCTATGAAACTGAGTAGATAATTTAATCATACTAAAATCATTTTAACAAGTTACTCCCCAAAAGTTGGTAATCATATTGTGTCAAAGGAAAGCTGAATAATACTTTTATGTTGGCTTTTAGAACACAACGTGGTAATACAATTATGTGCAGCATATTAATAGTTCATTTTAACGATGCATAAATGAAAAGCATGAATTATGGAGAGAGACAAATATGAGAAATGCAGAACTACAAAATATAACAACGTTTAACATCTGACCTTCTTAAAGTATAAAGGAGCATCTTTAGCAATATCTTTGGGTAAAGGAATGCACTCAATCATACAATGGCGTCGTTGCTGTGCCAATCCCATCACAGTTTCAAGAAACACTACTTCCTTATCTTGCTTTGCAAACATCATAATTAGGCATTTCTGGAAGTTTCGGATTTCTACCCACACATTATCATCCACAGTTCTTGTAGCTGATTCATGCTGCCATATTGATGATAAGAAAAAGTTGCATGAGtcaataaaataaaaataatgaaGTTTTTTATGACATAAAAAACAGACTAAAAAATCAGTTCATCAACTTTAAACTCATATTAAACTTTATAAACCTTATAGTAGAAGAAATTAAACTCACATGAATGGGTAGAATACAACAATGACCAGGCACCAATGGCTGCAACTGTGGCAACATAAGATATGTGAAATTTGCAATGGATACAACAAGATGCATAGGCCGTTTTGGATTCTCTAGACAAAAGAGGCAGCGTTCTTTCTGGGTCAAGAATCGATTTGCATTCATCTTATTTGGGATATTCTTGGGGTCTTCGCCTCCTTGCTTCTTTCTACTCTTTCTACTTGGACCATCTTCAAAATCATATTCATCATCTGCTTGAGTGTGAACCTTAAATTGTTTGTTCTGCATTATATTGCGAGCAAGATTCATATCGGCATCATCCTCGCCTTTGTTCTGTTCAGTAGATATCCTTTGCATAGCATACCTAGAGTAAAGTGAAATATATGTATAAGGTTGTAGAAACCAATACTAATTGATGGAAGACATCAACATGTTTCAGAACTTATAAAgaatttatttttgaaaaaacCAAAGACAATATATGTCACTATGTTTTGCTGCAATACAAGAAATTCATCTTAACCGCAATGTTTTCACATCCAGAAGAAATGAAAATATGTATGGGGATTAAGGACTTCAAAAAACATATACACAGAGTTCCAAGATAGAAAAATACCTTCTAGAACTTCCCTCAGCTCTTGATCTAATTACATGATCTTCGTTTGTCTGCGTTGTGTTCAAAACCTTCGCTTCTTCCTGCCCACCAAAACAATAATGGAAAGTGAACAATTTAATCAAAATAATCATGAAACTAGAAGGATATGCTTTTGTAGACAATATATTAAG includes these proteins:
- the LOC127120887 gene encoding beta-glucuronosyltransferase GlcAT14A, translated to MDARQEERQDLADDVGSVPAIRAVGNVDVVGKADWITYLGSSNVAIALRAAAIMLKLDSGWSWFITLSARDYPLITQDDLSHVFSSVSRDLNFIDHTSDLGWKESDRFQPIVVDPGTYLARRSQIFQATEKRTTPDAFKLFTGSPWVTLSRPFLEFCIFGWDNLPRTLLMYFTNVKLSQEGYFHSVICNAPEFKNTTVNGDLRCMIWDNPPKMEPLFLNTLVYDMMAESGAAFARQFQANNPVLDLIDKKILRRGRNRAAPGAWCSGRGSWWVDPCSQWGDVDILKPGPQAKKLEASVSSLLDDWTSQTNQCQ
- the LOC127120885 gene encoding uncharacterized protein LOC127120885 → MVRPATRNPRLRRSLKEELNPYLKDDGSGYPEESDGVNVAASKLLSSSLVGDGGASWRLKALKRGQEQAAREGRSFQEVVGERWGSLGELTASVASGAAAPSRAHLRAIKSRQRRVAEDNSPDSEKPIQRDSKRDWHHEMKAPKVQDSLSWRKRKSQFVVAEGAEIVAAAASSLNKFANDGSFMRELVSKLSGNSDVSTTSEGNTVAVQNKMSANQLAAKAMQLRLKGKNDEADKLMEEAKVLNTTQTNEDHVIRSRAEGSSRRYAMQRISTEQNKGEDDADMNLARNIMQNKQFKVHTQADDEYDFEDGPSRKSRKKQGGEDPKNIPNKMNANRFLTQKERCLFCLENPKRPMHLVVSIANFTYLMLPQLQPLVPGHCCILPIHHESATRTVDDNVWVEIRNFQKCLIMMFAKQDKEVVFLETVMGLAQQRRHCMIECIPLPKDIAKDAPLYFKKAIDEAEDEWSQHNAKKLIDTSQKGLRNSIPKDFPYFHVEFGLNKGFVHVIDDEKDFKSSLGLNVLRGMLHLPEEDMYRRQRYAALEVQKQAVTSFSKEWKQFDWTTELH